The window GATACCCACCCTTCCCAGCATGTCGACGGCGGCAGCCCGGGCCTGCTTTTTGCTCGCCTTGTTGTGGACCAGGTATGCCTCGGCAATCTGGTGACCCACCGTATAGAAGGGGTGCAGCGCTGAAAGGGGATCCTGGAAGATCATGCCGATGTTGCGGCCACGGAGAGGGCGCATGGCCGACTCCGGCAGGGTGACCAGGTCCTTGCCCTGGAACATCGCCTGGCCTGTGACTTGGGCGGACGTGCCTTTGAGCAGGCCCATCAGCGCCTGGCTGGTCACGGATTTTCCCGAACCGGACTCGCCCACAATGCCAAGGGTCTGACCCCGTTCCAGTGAGAAGTCCATGCCGTTCACTGCGGAAACAACGCCGTCATCCGTAGGGAATTTCACGGTGAGGTCGCGGACCTCAAGGAACGGTGCTGTTGCTGTGCCACCTGCCGTACCGCCGGCCGGGGCGCTCGCCGTCTTGGCGGTGATATTCAACTGGGTCATTGGAGCCTCACTCGGGGATCGATGGCGGCGTAGGCGAGGTCCACCACAACGTTCGCCACGATCACGAAGAACGCGGCCAACATGGTGATGGCCATGGTGACGGGGAGATCGCCGGAAATGGCGGCGTGTACGGCGGTGAAGCCCAGCCCGGGGACGGAGAAGATCTGCTCGGTGAGAACTGCACCGCCCAGCAACAGGCCAATGTCCATGCCGAGCATGGTCACCACCGGTGTGATGCCGGCCCGCACGCCGTGCTTGAAGGTGACTGTCCGCGGGGCCAGACCCTTGGAGCGGGCCGTTCTAATGAAGTCCTCGCCGAACGTCTCGATCATGTTGGTCCGGGTGACACGGATGTAGGAAGCACTGAAGAGCACAGCCAGCGCAATCCAAGGCAGCAGGTAGTTGGCCACCCACGCCCCGGGTCCTTGTGGGCCGAAGGGACTGCTGATCTCGTTGGTGGTGAAGGGCAGCAGGTGCAGTTGGTTGACGAACAGGAGCAGCAGGAACAGGCCTGTGACGGGGATGGGGAGTGAAACGCCAACGGAGGCGGCACCCACAATGAACTTATCCACGGGTGAGCCTTTGCGGAGGGCGGCCAGAAGACCAAGCCCGACGCCGGTGATGGTCCACAGCACAAGCGCGCCGATGGCCATGGAGAAGGTATAGGGGAGTGAGCGCCCGATGATGTCGGCTACGTTTTCATTGGTTTGGAAGGACTTTCCGAGGCACGGCCATTCGCAAAGAGTCTGCGCACCCGGGGCGCCGATCATTCGCGAGGAAAAGAGCCCGCGGATGTAATCGGCGTACTGGACGAAGAAGGGCTGGTCCATGCCCAAAGCAACACGGGCCTCGGCCACGCGCTCGGGTGTGCACTCCTGACCGCAAGCAGCGGCTGCGGGATCAGAGGGGCCGAGTTGGAAAAGCGTGAAGGTAATAAAGCTGACCGCGGCGAGAAGCAGGACCAACGAACCGGTCCGGCGAAGAATGAAAGTCATCATGGTTGGTGGTTGCGGGCCGCCCGCTGATGCAGGCGGCCCGCTTCTCCTTCTGGACTATGCCCGAATAGTTTTTCGAAGCCCGGTTATTGATAGACGCCGACGATCGAGAGATCGATGCCGCCGAAGAAGTAGCCCACCTGGGCGTTGCGGACGTTGGAACCCACCACGCTGTTGGTGTGGCTGCGGATGAGCGGGACGATCGGGTAGGTCTTCAAGGCTGAACCGAACGCCTCGGACCACTTCTTGCCCAGTTCCTCGGAGGTGCCGTCCGTATTGCGGAGATCGAACATGGCCTTGGAAACTACGGGATCGAAGTATCGGGAGGTGTTGGAGAAGCCGTAGCTGGTGCCCTCGTTGTTAGGTCCCAGCAGGGGATCCGCGGAGGTGCGGATCGACGCCGGGTCGGCACCGCCGCACCAGCCGGAGCGGCCCATGTCCGGCAGCTGCTCGCTGGCCAGTACGGAGTAGTAGTTGGGTGCCGGGATCGGAACCAGCTCAACCTCGATGCCCAGGGCCTTGAGGTTCTGCTGGACTACGGTGCCGGTGTTCTTGAAGGCATCCCGATTGTTGGCATACCCGTACGTCAGGGTCTTGGGGAAGTCCTTGCCTTCAAGGAGCTTCTTGGCTTCCTCCAGCTTGGGCTTACCCGTGGGATCCAGCTCGAGTTCGGTCTCCACGTAACCGCGCATCTTGGCATTCAGCGGGCTCTGGGTGATCTCGCCGAAGCGCCGTCCACCGTACTGAACCAGGATGGACTGGCGGTCCAGAGCCAAAGCGATCGCCTTGCGGACGTCAGGGTCCTTGATTTTCTCTGTGTTCAAGCTCAGGACGTCGTTGCAACCCAAGAGACCCGAAGCCACCCGATCCTTCACCTGGGCGTCAGCCAACTTGGCGGAGTCCGAGGTTTGGAGCGCACCGTTGGAGTCAAGGGTGATGGCGTTGGGATCAGAGTCCGCCAAAAGCTGCTGGCTGATAGTGGCCTGCGAGGTGGACAGCGAGAAGCTGAAGGTGTCCGGGAGTGCTGAGCGGTTGGGGTCCGTTGCGGGGTCCCAGTGCGGGTTGCGGACCAGCTTGAGGGACTTGCCGCGGTTGTAGGACTCCACCATGTACGGGCCCGAGGACACCGGGTGGTTGGTGTAGTCCAGCTTGGTGTCCTTGGCCTTCGGGACCGGCGCCGTATTGGAGCGGGACGCCAAAGCGGGGAACTCCGCAAAGGGCTTCTTCAAATGGAAAACCACAGTGCGCTCATCGGGCGTTTCAACTGCCTTGAGCACAGCGGAAGGATCCTTGTACGGCCCCTTGTACCCGCCGGCGTCGAGCGCTGCATTCAACTCCTGCGGCGCCTGGGTGAAGACATCCTGCGCGAAGGTTCGCTCCACGCCGTACTTGATATCCGCAGAGGTGATGGGTGTTCCGTCCTCGAACTTCACGCCTTCCTTGAGGGTGAAGGTCCAGCTGAGGCCGTCGTCGGAGACCTTGCCGGTGTCCGTTGCGAGGTCCGGGACCACTGTTGGCGGCTGGCCCGCTGTTTCCTTGGCCATGGTCAGGGTGCGGTAGTAGAGCTGGCCAACATTTGCCGTCTGTACATAGTTGCTGTTTCCGGGGTCCAGCGTCTGGAAGTCGGAAGACATCAGCACGTTGATGTTGCCGCCCTTGGCGGTGAAGCCGGACTTGACCACGTTGGGGGCCAACTCCGTGACCGAACCGGCGGGCTTGGAACTGCTGGGCTGGCTTTGGCCGGCGCCGCAGCCCGTGGCGGCCATGACGATCAGCACCGAAAGTGCCAGAGCTCTTGCAGGGGTTTTCATGATGCTCCTTGTGAGGGTGAAAGGCGATGCGGGGGGATGAGGGTTAGTGCGAAATTTGCTAGCGGGAGGACTTGGGGTCCAGGGCATCCCGGACGGCGTCGCCCAGAAGGTTGAAGGCCAGGACCGTGACGATGAGCATGATGCCGGGGACCGCGAGGAACCATGGATCGCTGAGGTACCAGTTGCCGGACTGGGCGGCGTTGAGCATCTGGCCCCACGACGGTGTGGGGTCCTTGACGCCGACGCCCAGGAAGGACAGGGCGGCCTCCGCCGAGATGTTGGTGGGGATCAGCATGGTGGCGTATACCAGGACGACTCCCATGACGTTGGGGATGATCTGGCGGAAGAGAATGCTCAGGTGCGAGGCGCCGAAGGATCGGGCTGCTTCGACGAACTCGCGCTCGCGGAGGCTCAGCACCTGTCCACGGACGATTCTGGCGAGGTACGCCCATCCGAAGAAGCCCAGGATGATCACCAAGGACGCCATGGGCAGGAAGCTGCCTTCTCCCAGCGGCGTGTCCCTCAGCCGTGACTGCAGGATAGGTGTCAGGGAGAGCACCAGCAGAAGGTGTGGGAAAGCCAGGAACAAGTCCATGATGCGGCTGATGATGGCATCGGTCTTGCCTCCGAAGTAGCCGGCTGCTGCGCCAAGGACCGTTCCGAGGACCACTGAAACCACCGTGGAGAGCAGTGCGATGGTCAGTGATACCTGTCCGCCATAAGCGAGCCTGGCAAAGAGATCGCGTCCCAAACCGGGCTCGACGCCCAACCAGTGCTGGGCCGAGGGATACATGTAGCCGGGGAGCGGCAGTCCGGGGGTTTCGAAGTCATCCAGAACCTCGGGACTGGTGTTGGACGTGTAGGGGTCGTTGCCTGACATGGCGCTGAGGACGGGAGCCAGGATGGCGAACAGCAGGATGGCAACCACCACGCACAGGCTGAGAAGGGCGATCTTGCTGCGCCGGATCCTCATCCAGGCCGTGGCGAGGAGGGAACGTGCTTCGGCAGGTGCTTTGGCCTTCGGCGACGTTGCCGGAGGGAGCGGCGGACTGCCGATGCTTGGTTCAACGGACTGTATCTGGGTCAACGGTTCTGCTCGTTTCGTGATCAGGAGCTGGCTCCGGAGTTCTTGTATACCAAAATAGACTAGAGCAGGATTGATGCGATGTAAATCACAAATAATGTACTGTTTGGAATACCAGGGAGTAATACGAGCTGTCCCTACCGGACAGGAAACAGGAGTCGCCGTGCCTACCAAGGTCACCGCCCGCTATGTGCTGGGGCATCACAATGGCCGCCACGTTCTGCTCGAAAATGCGTGCGTGGTCTACAGCGGCCACACCATTGACTACGTAGGACACGAGTACACCGGGCCGGTGGACGAAGAAGTCCACGCAGGCGAAGCCCTGCTGATGCCCGGCTTGATCGACCTCGACGCGTTGACGGATATAGACCACCTCATCCTGGACAGCTGGGCAGGCCCGGAGCAGGCCAAGGGCCATCAGTGGTCCGAGGACTACTTCCAGCACCACCGCGCTGACGTCTTCACAGCCGAAGAACGCCAGCAGATCCGCGAGTACGCCCTGATCCAGCTCATCCTGCACGGCATCACCACGTACATGCCCATCGCCTCGGAAGTTCACTCGGAGTGGGCAGAGCCCTTCCAGGAACTGGTGGGCATGGCGGATACCAGCCGGCGTCTTGGCCTCCGCGGCTACTTGGGTCCCGCCTATAGATCCGGTGTGAACGTGGTGTTGGAGAACGGCGAACGCTCGGTAATGTTCGACGACGGCCGCGGCCGTGAGGGACTCGCTGACGCCTTGCGCTTCCTTGACCACGCGACGGAACTCGACGATCCGTTGGTTAGGGGAGTTCTTCTCCCGTGCCGGATCGAGACGCTGGATATCGAGTTGCTCAAGGCGACGGCGGCGGCCTCCAATGAACGCGATGTGTTGGTGCGCCTCCACTCACTGCAGGGCCTCGTGGAGCGCGAACTCATCCTTGACTGGCACGGCGTGACGCCACTGGAGCTCCTGGACCAGGTGGGAATGCTCAACGAACGCCTGCTCATCCCACACGCCACCTACACGGACAGGAACCCTGCTGTGTACGGCGAAGACCGCGGCGATCTCGCCAGGCTTGCCAGCAGCGGTGCCAGCATCATCCACTGCCCCCTGACGTCCATGCGTTACGGCAGTACCTTGGACTCGTTCAGCGCTTACAAGGAAGCGGGCATCAACATTTCGCTGGGTACCGATTCGTTCCCGCCGGACCTGATCCGCGGCATGGATGCCGGCGTGCAGCTCGCCAAGATCCTCGCGGGCACCAACGACGCCGGCGACGTCGCCGGATATTTCGACGCCGCCACCCTGGGCGGCGCGCAGGCCCTCCGCCGTCCTGACCTGGGTCGGCTCGAGCCCGGTGCCCAAGCCGACCTGGTGGCCTTCTCCCTGGGGGATATCCGGGACGGCGTCCACGACGACCCGCTCCGAACCCTGCTCCTCAATGGCACAGCGCGCCAGGCCGTGCTTTCGGTGGTGGCTGGGCGAACCATTATGGCCGACGGCTGCATCGATGGAGTGGACTTGGACTACTGGCGCGTTAGGGGCCAGGAACTCTTTGACAAGATGCGCCGCGCCTACAGCGTCCGGGACAGCCGGAACCGTGCGGCGGATGAGCTGTTTCCTCCCGTGTATGCTCGGTTGGAACGCTGACCGGCGCCGTCCGCCGAATGGAGCGGACACTGGCATGAAGGGAAGTTTGACAGTGGCTGAGGCGATGCCGGAAACCGGGAATGGCCGCGATGAAGAGGCCCGCGCGGAGAACGTCTACCAATTGGTGTTGGAGGGCATTGTCACGGGCACCTACGCGCAGGGTATGCGGTTGCGGGAACGTGAACTTTCAGAGCTGTACAACGTCTCACGTATTCCCGTGCGTGAAGCCATCCAGCGCCTGGAACAGGACGGCTTTGTGGCAACTTTCCCCCGCCGCGGTGCGGTGGTGCGCCAGCTGACCCTCACGGACGTCAACGAGCTCTTCGATGTCCGGCTCTGCCTGGAGGCGTTTGCCGCGCGCATGGCCGCAACGCGGGTAGCCGAAGGCAGCGACGGCGGACGGCTCGAAGAACTCATGGAAGCCTCCAAGGCAGCAATCGACGACGAACGGACCGACGACGTCGCCTTGATCAGCGCCGAGCTCCATGCCGAAATCGTGCGCCTGTCCGGGAACAGGCTGCTCATTGAATCCGTGAAACCCCTGTTCGGGCGGATGCGCTGGATCTTCGGGCTGGCCCACAACCGCAGCAACGAGCTCCAACGCGATGAACACACCGAACTGTGTAACGCCATCCTGAAGGGCAAGCCGGATCTGGCCTACTCACTGGCGTACTCTCACATCGAGCTGGGCCGTGAACCTGTTCTGGCCGGACTGGCCGAGACGCTGGAACCGTGAGTTTTCGTACAGATAACGCCCTTTAGAGGCCCTCTTCCGGGCGTTATCTGTACAAAAACTCCGCTAGTCGTCAGCGTCCGGGTACTCCTCCTCGTCGTCGTACCGGCCGGATTCCTCAACCTCAACCTCAAGGATCTTCAGCAGCTCCGTGTCCGGGTTGAGCATGATGGCAGCCTCGTCGCGGCGGTGCTGCAGCACCGTGTCCAAGTAGGACTGCACGGTCTCCGCCAAGGGGACGTACCTGTCCTGCTTCTGGCTCATGTACCAGCGGTGCTCCAGGACTTCGTGGACCACTTCCGCTGGCTCCAGCTTCCCGGCCAGATGCCGCGGAATGGAACGCACAATGGGCTCAAAGATCTGGCTGACCCAGACGTGCGCGCTGATTTCCTCGTCCACCTCCGGGTTGTTGTCCGCCCGGAACTGGTCCATGTCGTTCAAGAGCCTGCGGGCCTGGTTCTCCTGGGCGTCCAAGCCGGTGAGGCGCAGCAAGCGACGCTGGTGGTGACCGGCGTCCACCACTTTGGGCTGGAGTTGGATGGTGGAGCCGTCAGCCGTGGTCTTGATGGCGTATTCCTCCACGTCAAAGCCGAGCTCGTTGAGGCGCCGGATGCGGGCAGCCACACGCCACCTTTCGCCCAGTTCGAAGGATTCCTTCTCGGTCAGCTCGGTCCAGAGCCGCCGGTAACTGTCCATGATCAGCTCACTGGTGGCTACGGGATCCACCTTTTCCTCGATGAGCCCGCCGTCCAGCAGGTCCATCAGTTCACCCGCGATGTTCACGCGGGCGATTTCGAGGTCGTATTCACGCTGGCCCATGGAGAGGTCCGGGTAAAGCTCGCCCGTTTCGGCGTCCACCAAGTACGCGGCGAAGGCGCCGGCATCACGGCGGAACAACGTGTTGGACAGCGAAACGTCACCCCAGTAGAAGCCCACAAGGTGCAGGCGCACCAGCAGCAGCGCCTGGGCGTCAATGAGCCGGGTCAGGGTGTCCTTGCGGAGCATCTGGGAGAACAGCGCACGGTACGGCATGGAGAATTTCAGGTGCCGGGTGACCAGCACCGGGTTCAGCGGCCTGCCGTCCGCGGTGGTACGCCCGGTAATGACAGCCACCGGCTCTACGCAGGGAACGTCCAGCCGGGCCAGCTTCCGCAGCATGTGGTACTCGTGGCGTGCCACGTGCTCTGAGGTTTCCTTGATGGCGATCACCGAGCCACCCAAATGCGCGAAACGGACGATGTGCCGGGAAATACCGCGGGGGAGGGCAGCCAGGTTTTCGGCGGGCCAGTCCTCCAACGCGATATGCCATGGCAGGTCCAGCAGCTCCGGATCGGCCGAAGCCGCCGTAATGTTCAGGGAACCGATGACACTGGCCGGCGGCGCGGTGTCCTGCGCGCTCGCGGCTTCAGTGCGGGGGAGCTTGCCGATCTGCCCGTAGTCGGTGGGTTCGTCGTGCCACTGGGCTTCGTTTTGCTCGCTCATGCCTCAATTGTTCCGTACTTGGAGTCCGTGGCGGCTATCGCTGCAGCAAAGGGGTACTCCGGCTTCGCTGACCACTCGACGTCGGGTGCTTCCTGGAAGACGACGCCCTGCTTGGCGAGCCGCTCAGCCAAGGTGCCCAACCGGCGTCGGAAGTCACCGGTGTTGCGGACCTCCTGGCCGGACCAGGCGACTTCTGCCAAGGAAACAGCACGAGGGTACAGGAGCCATTGCGCCTGCTTGTTGTCGCGGATGGTCTCGGACCAGAGAGCGCCTTCGACGCCCAGGATCTGCTGCTCTTCCAAGCCGCCCTGGGCTGGGTCCCAGTTGTAGTACTCGGACCAGGTGAAAGGTCCGCCTTCCACCCATTCGAGTCCGACCGGGCTGTCCGACGCATACTTCTGGTCCAGGTAGGTGTTGGCCGCCGGAGACATGATCACCCGTGAACCGGCTTCTTCTGCCTGCCGCACCACGGGTGCGAAATCGCCGTGCCAGTACTGGATCACGGCACCTTCAGGTAGCTCGACGGCGGCGAACTCGTTCCAGCCCACCACAGTTTTGCCGGTTTCGGCGCCGATCCGAACGAACTGCTGGACCATGGTCACGTAGTCGTCATGTCCGGTGACATGGGCTTCGTCGCCGCCGATGTGGAGGTAGGGTCCCACCGTGATGGCGGCGAGCTGCCCGAGGACTTCGCGGACGAACTCGTAGGTGACCGGCAGGTCCGCCGTCAGGGTTGACCAGCCCACCTCGGCGGTGGTGCTCATGGGCTTCGCCTGGCCATCGGGATTGAGCTGGGGTATCGCAGCGAGGGCCGCATTGACGTGGCCGGGGAGGTCGATCTCCGGCACCACCAGCACGTTCTTGCTCGCTGCATACGCCTGGATGTCCAGAAAGTCCTGCTGCGTGTAGAAACCATGCCGTCCACGGGCGGGGACCGCGGTGGGCACCTCTACCGCGCCCGCCCCGCCGATCTCCGTCAGCCTGCCGTAGGGCAACCCGGACGGGTTGCGCTCAGCGCCGGGATCGTGGATTTCGATGCGCCACGATTGGTCATCCGTGAGGTGAAGGTGCAGGGCATTCAGCTTGAACTGCGTCATGACGTCGATCTGCTCTTTCACCTGCTCCACGGTGAAGAAGTTGCGGGCAACATCCAGCATGAGGCCGCGGTACGCGAACCGCGGGGCGTCCGCAATGTCGACGGCGGGAATCACCCAGGTGTTGTGGCTTGAGTCGGCGTCCTCGATGGACGCAGGGAAAAGCTGCCGCAGCGTCTGCACTCCGTTGAAGAGTCCTGCATCCGTGGCTGCCGTGAGTCCGACCCCACGATCGGTGACGTTGAGCGCGTACGCTTCAGGGCCGCCGTCGAACGTTTCCACCAGCTCGAGGAAGATGTCACCGGGGAGGCTGTCTTCTACGAGGGGCAACTCGAAACCGGTGCCGCGGCGCAGCAGCGAGGCGAGCTGTTCAGCCACCGGGGCCGCAGCGTCTTTTGCCGCGATCCGGGCTGCCGGGGTGAGCGTGAAAGCCGGGCTGTCCAGGAGTGCGATGTGGGAGGGGCGGGGGATCAGGTTATCTGTGGTGTTCATACCGTTCCTTCTGGGAGAAAGGTTAACGCGAGAGCGGCCCGACCGGGAGGGGTCGGGCCGCTATCAAAATGCGGAACGTACAGACGCAGTAGCGCCGGTGGGGACTAGTCGCCCAGGCGCAGGCCCGTCTTCGTGTCGAACAGGTGCACGTGGCCGGACTGCGGACGAACGAAGATGGACTCACCCTTCATCGGAGGGCGGCGACCGTCGACGCGTGCAACGATGTCGTGGCTCTTGCCATCAAGGATGGTGTGGCCGTAGACGTAAGCGTCGGCACCGAGTTCTTCAACCACGTCAACCTCAACCTGGAGGCCCTCGCCGTTACCGACGGTCTCGAGGTCTTCCGGACGCGAACCGACCGTGACGGTCTGGCCGTGAGCCTCTTCGAGGACGTCGCGCGGCACTGGGTAAACCGTTCCGCCGAACTGGACGCCGCCGTCGACGACCGGGAGTTCCAGGAGGTTCATGGCCGGGGAGCCGATGAAGCCTGCAACGAAGACGTTCTGCGGGCGGTCGTAGAGGTTGCGCGGGGTGTCAACCTGCTGCAGCAGGCCGTCCTTCAGAACAGCGACGCGATCGCCCATGGTCATTGCCTCGACCTGGTCGTGCGTCACGTAAACCGTGGTGACGCCCAGGCGGCGGGTCAGGGATGCGATCTGGGTACGGGTCTGGACGCGGAGCTTGGCGTCAAGGTTGGAAAGCGGCTCATCCATGAGGAAGACCTGCGGGTTACGGACAATTGCGCGACCCATGGCAACGCGCTGGCGCTGACCACCGGAGAGTGCCTTCGGCTTGCGGTCCAGGTAAGCCTCAAGGTCAAGGAGCTTGGCGGCTTCGCGGACACGCTCGGCGCGCTCTTCCTTGGAGATGCCGGCGATCTTCAGTGCAAAGCCCATGTTGTCCGCAACAGTCATGTGCGGGTACAGGGCGTAGTTCTGGAAGACCATGGCGATGTCGCGGTCCTTCGGCGGAACGTCCGTGACGTCGCGATCGCCGATCAGGATACGGCCTGCGTTGACGTCCTCAAGGCCTGCGAGCATGCGCAGCGAGGTGGACTTACCGCAACCGGAGGGTCCAACGAGGACCAGGAATTCGCCATCGGCGATGTCGATGTTGAGTTTATCGACGGCGGGCTTATCTGTGCCCGGGTACAGACGCGTAGCGTTATCAAAAGTAACTGTAGCCACAGTTATCAATCCCTTCACCGGCAGGTACGTGCCGGACGATCCGTTGTGAATGGTTCATTTTCTTCAGTTGAACTCCCCGGCCAGTGGCCGGGGAGGATCGCGTGACGCCGCACGGTACTGTGCGTCACATCACATCCAAGAGTATGTCAGACTTTTTGACTAACTACCTAAATGTTACGAACGTCACATGTAGCGCTCATCACTTTGCGGGCTCCGCGTCAGGCTCCCGCGGTGACCTGTCGCCGCTCGCGCAGCAAGGCCTCGAGCAGCTCCGCCACATGCACCGGGGCTTCCACACGGTACTGCGCTTGGGTGAAGTCCAGGCCCACTTTGATGCCAACGTCGTGGCCCATCAGCCGGCCCAGCGCATCCTCATCAGTGACGTCGTCGCCGGCAAAGAGGATGGCCGTTGCACCCGTAGCCTGACGGAGGAATTCCACCGCCTCACCCTTGGATGCGTGTACTACCGAGGTTTCCAGCACGCGCTTGCCCGTCTTCAGATAAACCCCGGGATGCTCGCGCAGCACCCGCGTCGCGGCCTCGACGGCGTCTTCCGCAACGTCGTCGTCGGCCATCCTGGTGTGGAGGACGACGCCGGCGGGCTTGTCTTCGAGCAACGTTCCCGGAGCGATGTTCACGATTTCGGCAAGAACCTCACGGACCGCAGCAAGTTTTGTGCGCTGTTCCTCGTCCAGTTCCAGGCCCAAAGAGCCCTCCCCAAGCCAGACCTCAGCGCCATGGCTGCCAATCAGCAGCGTGTTCTTGGGCGGCGTGGCGACCAACCGCAGGCTGTCCAGAGCGCGGCCTGAGATGAGTGCCGTCGTCGTGCGTGGAAGTTCTGCGAGTGCCTCCAAAGCTGCGGCCGAGCGGGGGAGGGGGCGTGCGTCTTCCGCGCGGTCCACGAGGGGAGAGAGGGTGCCATCGAAATCCAGGGCCACCAAGAGGTGCTCCGTGCTGGAAATGCGTCGGACGGCTTCCAATAGTTCGGGCGAAAGGGACAGGTTCTCAGCTGTCATCGCGCACTACCTTTTCTTCGAGGGCGGCCAGGAACTCCGCTGACCAGTGATCGACGTCGTGGTCCAGGATCTGCTTGCGCATCAGCTTCATGCGCCGGCGCGCTTCCTTGGGATCCAGGGTGATGGCCTTAAGGACTGTCGACTTGAGGCCATCGATGTCGTGCGGATTGATCAGGAACGCCTGCTTGAGCTGATCGGCAGCGCCGGCGAACTCGCTGAGGACCAACGCGCCGTCGTCGTTTTGGCGCGCGGTGACATATTCCTTGGCAACCAGGTTCATCCCGTCGCGCAGCGCCGTGACCAGCATGACGTCCGCCGCGAGGTACAACGCCACCATTTCCTCCACCGGGTAGCTGTGGTGCAAGTAGCGGACAGCCGTGTTCTGGATGGTGTCGTAGGTGCCGTTGATGTGGCCCACGGTGCCTTCAATCTCCTCGCGGAGCAGCCTGTACTGTTCCACCCGCTCCCGGCTGGGACTGGCCACCTGGATGAGGGTGGCATCCTCCACTTTGATGTGGCCGTCAGCCAGGAGTTCCTCGAAAGCCTTAAGACGGTGCCGGATGCCCTTGGTGTAGTCCAGCCGGTCCACGCCCAGGAGGATGGTCTTGGGGTTGCCCAAGTCCTTGCGGATCTGCTGGGCGCGTTCAATGATGTCCGGCCGGTCGGCGAGCTCGCGGATCTGGGCAACATCGATGGAAATCGGGAAGGCCTGTGCCCTGGCGATGTGCGTTACTTCGCCGTTGGGACCCTTGACGTGGACTTGCTGCTGCTTGACGCTGGCGCCCAGGAAGCGGCGTGCGGAACGCA is drawn from Arthrobacter sp. 31Y and contains these coding sequences:
- a CDS encoding beta-N-acetylhexosaminidase, whose translation is MNTTDNLIPRPSHIALLDSPAFTLTPAARIAAKDAAAPVAEQLASLLRRGTGFELPLVEDSLPGDIFLELVETFDGGPEAYALNVTDRGVGLTAATDAGLFNGVQTLRQLFPASIEDADSSHNTWVIPAVDIADAPRFAYRGLMLDVARNFFTVEQVKEQIDVMTQFKLNALHLHLTDDQSWRIEIHDPGAERNPSGLPYGRLTEIGGAGAVEVPTAVPARGRHGFYTQQDFLDIQAYAASKNVLVVPEIDLPGHVNAALAAIPQLNPDGQAKPMSTTAEVGWSTLTADLPVTYEFVREVLGQLAAITVGPYLHIGGDEAHVTGHDDYVTMVQQFVRIGAETGKTVVGWNEFAAVELPEGAVIQYWHGDFAPVVRQAEEAGSRVIMSPAANTYLDQKYASDSPVGLEWVEGGPFTWSEYYNWDPAQGGLEEQQILGVEGALWSETIRDNKQAQWLLYPRAVSLAEVAWSGQEVRNTGDFRRRLGTLAERLAKQGVVFQEAPDVEWSAKPEYPFAAAIAATDSKYGTIEA
- a CDS encoding ABC transporter ATP-binding protein — translated: MATVTFDNATRLYPGTDKPAVDKLNIDIADGEFLVLVGPSGCGKSTSLRMLAGLEDVNAGRILIGDRDVTDVPPKDRDIAMVFQNYALYPHMTVADNMGFALKIAGISKEERAERVREAAKLLDLEAYLDRKPKALSGGQRQRVAMGRAIVRNPQVFLMDEPLSNLDAKLRVQTRTQIASLTRRLGVTTVYVTHDQVEAMTMGDRVAVLKDGLLQQVDTPRNLYDRPQNVFVAGFIGSPAMNLLELPVVDGGVQFGGTVYPVPRDVLEEAHGQTVTVGSRPEDLETVGNGEGLQVEVDVVEELGADAYVYGHTILDGKSHDIVARVDGRRPPMKGESIFVRPQSGHVHLFDTKTGLRLGD
- the otsB gene encoding trehalose-phosphatase, whose protein sequence is MTAENLSLSPELLEAVRRISSTEHLLVALDFDGTLSPLVDRAEDARPLPRSAAALEALAELPRTTTALISGRALDSLRLVATPPKNTLLIGSHGAEVWLGEGSLGLELDEEQRTKLAAVREVLAEIVNIAPGTLLEDKPAGVVLHTRMADDDVAEDAVEAATRVLREHPGVYLKTGKRVLETSVVHASKGEAVEFLRQATGATAILFAGDDVTDEDALGRLMGHDVGIKVGLDFTQAQYRVEAPVHVAELLEALLRERRQVTAGA
- a CDS encoding alpha,alpha-trehalose-phosphate synthase (UDP-forming), with product MQDPASDKLSTEQGTKASPTKKPTATTFDFMVVSNRLPVDRISDDNKESGWRRSPGGLVTALAPMMTKSDGAWVGWHGAPDETVRPFSHEGMDLIPVQLSSDDVELFYEGFSNATIWPLYHDVIAPPEFHRTWWDSYRKVNRKFADAVARHAADGATVWVQDYQLQLVPRLLRESRPDLKIGFFNHIPFPPPEIFAQLPWRREIIDGLLGADLLGFQRPSDAGNFMRSARRFLGASVKQQQVHVKGPNGEVTHIARAQAFPISIDVAQIRELADRPDIIERAQQIRKDLGNPKTILLGVDRLDYTKGIRHRLKAFEELLADGHIKVEDATLIQVASPSRERVEQYRLLREEIEGTVGHINGTYDTIQNTAVRYLHHSYPVEEMVALYLAADVMLVTALRDGMNLVAKEYVTARQNDDGALVLSEFAGAADQLKQAFLINPHDIDGLKSTVLKAITLDPKEARRRMKLMRKQILDHDVDHWSAEFLAALEEKVVRDDS